The following are from one region of the Nostoc cf. commune SO-36 genome:
- the cbiT gene encoding precorrin-6Y C5,15-methyltransferase subunit CbiT translates to MPSQLWPYITPGIPDELFEHLPGIPLSQREVRLLLIAQLRLKSDSVLWDIGAGTGTIPVEVGLLCPGGQIIAIERDEEVANLIKRNCDRFDVKNVEVVEGSAPECLHDLKVAPHRICIEGGRPIQDILQAAWHYLPPSGRVVATAANLESLYAISQSFSLLRARNIEVVQSAVNRLETRGFSQSFTAVDPIFILSGEKLD, encoded by the coding sequence ATGCCCTCCCAACTTTGGCCTTATATTACCCCTGGTATTCCTGATGAATTGTTTGAACATTTGCCAGGAATTCCTCTGAGTCAGCGAGAAGTCCGACTGCTATTGATTGCCCAACTGCGACTAAAATCAGATTCTGTGTTGTGGGATATTGGCGCAGGGACGGGTACAATTCCGGTAGAGGTGGGGTTATTGTGTCCAGGTGGACAGATTATCGCCATAGAAAGGGATGAAGAAGTAGCTAATTTGATCAAGCGTAACTGCGATCGCTTTGATGTGAAAAATGTTGAAGTTGTTGAAGGCAGCGCCCCAGAGTGTTTACATGACCTCAAGGTTGCCCCTCACCGTATTTGTATCGAGGGAGGACGCCCCATTCAAGATATTCTGCAAGCGGCATGGCATTATTTGCCCCCATCCGGTCGGGTTGTAGCCACAGCTGCTAATCTAGAAAGTCTGTATGCTATTTCCCAGAGCTTTTCTCTGTTAAGGGCTAGAAATATCGAAGTCGTCCAGTCTGCGGTTAACCGCTTAGAGACGCGCGGCTTTTCTCAAAGCTTTACCGCCGTTGATCCTATTTTTATCCTCAGTGGTGAGAAACTGGATTAG
- a CDS encoding serine/threonine protein kinase has protein sequence MIGEILGEHYEVQQLLGKKAGRRTLLARDLQTQELVVIKLLSFSSDFEWDSLKLFEREAETLKNLAHPSIPGYLNYFEVNLPTIKGFALVQTYIPAQTLEQCLQTGRSFTEIEVKQIAKALLEILVYLHGLYPPVIHRDIKPSNILLGDRSGNSIGQVYLIDFGSVQTVLASETGTRTVVGTYGYMPPEQFGGRTVAASDLYSLGATLIYLVTGTHPADLPQKDFRIQFEQLANLSPSLTNWLKWMIEPSLERRLSSAGAALAALEKPQPTNLPTLVVSKPDGSKIQLTKNADSLEIIVPPTGFDPSIVFTGLFAIVWNSFILFWTIGALSAPFPFNIPFALFSLPFWGAGLMMVYKFLFHLFGRICLRVNPKEIAITWELFAWKFYRPRAAPRESITKLVYIPKHFTKDSEGTRIAVPAQLDIWVGVKKYQLGDISGAIKSEAELEWLAHELSDWLNLPITNPIRS, from the coding sequence ATGATTGGCGAAATATTAGGCGAACACTATGAAGTTCAGCAACTACTAGGAAAAAAAGCAGGGCGGCGGACGCTATTAGCTCGTGATTTGCAAACTCAGGAATTAGTAGTTATCAAATTACTTTCTTTTAGTAGTGACTTTGAGTGGGATTCACTCAAGTTGTTTGAACGAGAAGCTGAAACTTTAAAAAACCTAGCACATCCCTCAATCCCTGGCTATTTAAACTACTTTGAAGTAAATTTACCAACCATCAAAGGATTTGCTCTAGTACAAACTTATATCCCTGCACAAACTTTAGAGCAATGCTTACAAACTGGGCGAAGTTTCACAGAAATTGAAGTCAAACAGATAGCCAAAGCACTTTTAGAGATTCTTGTTTACCTACATGGGCTTTATCCGCCTGTAATTCACCGTGATATTAAGCCTAGCAATATTTTATTGGGCGATCGCTCTGGCAATAGTATTGGTCAAGTTTATTTGATAGATTTTGGCTCAGTGCAAACAGTCTTGGCCAGCGAAACCGGCACAAGAACTGTGGTAGGAACTTACGGCTATATGCCACCAGAGCAATTTGGCGGACGCACTGTTGCAGCATCTGACCTTTATAGTTTAGGCGCAACCTTAATTTATTTAGTGACGGGTACTCACCCAGCCGATTTACCCCAAAAGGATTTTCGGATTCAGTTTGAACAACTGGCTAATTTGAGTCCCAGCCTGACTAATTGGTTAAAGTGGATGATTGAACCCAGTTTAGAACGGCGTTTGAGTTCTGCGGGTGCTGCACTGGCAGCTTTGGAGAAACCACAACCGACAAACTTGCCTACTTTAGTTGTTAGCAAACCAGACGGGAGTAAGATTCAACTAACCAAAAATGCAGATTCTCTAGAAATTATCGTTCCACCCACTGGTTTTGATCCATCAATAGTATTCACAGGTTTATTTGCGATCGTCTGGAATTCATTTATCCTGTTTTGGACAATTGGCGCACTCTCAGCGCCTTTTCCTTTCAACATCCCCTTTGCCTTGTTCTCACTTCCTTTTTGGGGTGCTGGCTTGATGATGGTGTATAAATTTCTCTTTCATTTATTTGGACGCATCTGCTTACGCGTGAATCCCAAAGAAATTGCCATAACCTGGGAGTTGTTTGCTTGGAAATTTTATCGCCCCCGTGCAGCACCAAGAGAAAGTATTACTAAATTGGTTTACATTCCAAAACATTTTACAAAAGACTCTGAAGGCACTAGAATTGCCGTTCCAGCACAATTGGATATTTGGGTAGGAGTAAAAAAATATCAACTTGGTGATATTAGTGGTGCTATTAAATCTGAAGCAGAACTGGAATGGCTAGCTCATGAATTAAGCGATTGGTTAAATTTACCAATTACTAATCCAATTAGAAGTTAG
- a CDS encoding DNA-methyltransferase — protein MRLNCNPYYETKFGAAYLGNSLELMAHIPDESIDLICTSPPFALVRKKEYGNVDADEYVEWFKDYAAHFYRILKPTGSLVIDIGGSWIKGMPVRSLYHFELVVALCKPKEKGGLGFYLAQELYWYNPAKLPTPAEWVTIRRERVKDSVNTIWWLSKEPHPKANNRRVLKPYSDAMKNLLKNGYKPKVRPSGHDISDKFGKDRGGAIPPNIIDGRCSTDKEEIGQQTLIQETLFEDLVQPVNVISASNTASNDYYQRRCKQEGFKPHPARLPQALPEFVINLCTEPGDIVLEPFAGSNMTGRVAETLQRRWLAFEIDENYIKSSKLRFEENAPLVVEPPADLTTITTENADNNQLVELGLF, from the coding sequence ATGAGACTTAATTGTAACCCTTACTACGAAACAAAATTTGGCGCTGCTTATTTGGGAAATAGCCTAGAATTAATGGCACATATTCCCGACGAAAGTATCGACCTAATTTGTACCTCTCCACCATTTGCATTAGTTCGTAAAAAAGAATACGGAAACGTTGATGCTGACGAATATGTTGAATGGTTTAAAGATTATGCAGCACACTTTTACCGTATTCTTAAACCAACTGGCTCACTAGTTATTGATATTGGTGGCAGTTGGATTAAGGGGATGCCAGTCCGTTCTCTTTATCATTTTGAACTGGTTGTTGCCTTATGTAAACCAAAAGAAAAAGGTGGACTAGGATTTTATTTAGCACAAGAATTGTATTGGTATAATCCAGCAAAACTACCCACCCCTGCCGAATGGGTAACAATTCGCAGAGAAAGAGTTAAAGATTCGGTAAATACAATTTGGTGGCTGTCAAAAGAACCGCATCCTAAAGCTAATAATAGAAGGGTTTTAAAGCCTTATAGTGATGCTATGAAAAACCTTCTAAAGAATGGGTATAAACCCAAAGTTCGACCATCAGGGCATGATATTTCCGATAAATTTGGGAAGGACAGGGGAGGAGCTATTCCTCCAAATATTATTGATGGGCGTTGTAGTACAGACAAAGAAGAAATAGGGCAACAGACTCTTATCCAAGAAACTTTATTTGAAGATTTAGTCCAGCCCGTAAATGTAATTTCTGCCTCAAATACTGCTTCCAACGATTATTATCAAAGGCGTTGCAAACAAGAAGGTTTTAAGCCACACCCGGCAAGATTGCCTCAAGCTTTACCAGAGTTTGTTATCAACCTTTGTACAGAACCAGGTGATATTGTTTTAGAACCTTTTGCTGGTTCTAATATGACGGGTCGAGTTGCAGAAACTTTACAAAGACGCTGGTTAGCTTTTGAGATTGATGAAAATTACATCAAAAGCTCAAAACTGAGATTTGAAGAAAATGCTCCTTTAGTTGTTGAACCACCAGCAGATTTAACGACAATAACAACAGAAAATGCTGATAATAACCAATTAGTAGAGTTAGGACTGTTTTAG
- the tatA gene encoding twin-arginine translocase TatA/TatE family subunit, with protein MFGLGWPEIAVISIVAVLIFGPKKIPELGTALGKTLRGFKEEMKTPSEETDPEQEKQ; from the coding sequence ATGTTTGGACTAGGATGGCCAGAAATAGCTGTAATTAGCATAGTCGCTGTTCTCATTTTCGGCCCAAAAAAAATTCCCGAACTGGGAACTGCACTGGGCAAAACCCTACGAGGTTTTAAGGAGGAGATGAAAACTCCCAGCGAAGAAACCGATCCGGAACAAGAAAAACAATAA
- a CDS encoding cyanophycinase has product MPQLQAKSLEMRTPQATKTAVLVIGGAEDKVHGREILRTFFGRAGASKAYITIIPSASREPAIIGGRYIRIFEEMGAQKVEILDIREREQCEASQIKASLEACSGVFLTGGDQLRLCGVLADTPAMEIIRQRVRAGQLTLAGTSAGAAVMGHHMIAGGGSGESPNRSLVDMATGLGFIPEVIVDQHFHNRNRMGRLISAIAAHPDRLGIGIDEDTCAVFERDGWLQVMGKGSVTIVDPTELTHTNEPHVGANEPLTVHNLRLHILSYGDRFHLYQRTVLPAVHRISS; this is encoded by the coding sequence ATGCCGCAATTACAAGCTAAATCGCTAGAAATGAGGACACCCCAAGCAACTAAAACCGCCGTTCTGGTTATCGGAGGTGCAGAAGATAAAGTTCATGGACGCGAAATCCTACGAACTTTTTTTGGACGCGCCGGTGCTAGTAAGGCTTATATTACAATTATTCCATCTGCCTCTCGCGAACCTGCCATCATCGGTGGTCGGTATATTCGCATTTTTGAAGAAATGGGTGCTCAGAAGGTAGAAATTTTAGACATCCGCGAACGAGAACAGTGTGAAGCCTCCCAGATCAAAGCATCCTTAGAAGCCTGTAGTGGGGTATTTTTGACAGGAGGCGACCAGCTGCGTCTCTGTGGTGTATTGGCAGATACGCCAGCAATGGAAATTATTCGCCAGCGTGTGAGGGCGGGACAACTAACCTTAGCAGGCACGAGTGCAGGAGCGGCAGTGATGGGGCATCACATGATTGCTGGCGGCGGTAGTGGAGAGTCGCCAAATCGTTCCCTGGTCGATATGGCAACGGGTTTAGGGTTTATTCCCGAAGTAATCGTTGACCAACACTTTCACAACCGTAATCGCATGGGACGGCTGATTAGTGCGATCGCAGCTCATCCCGATCGCTTAGGTATTGGCATTGACGAAGATACTTGTGCAGTGTTTGAACGTGATGGTTGGTTACAGGTTATGGGCAAAGGCAGTGTCACCATTGTTGATCCCACTGAGCTAACCCACACCAACGAACCCCATGTCGGTGCTAATGAACCGTTAACCGTGCATAATTTACGTCTCCATATCCTCAGCTATGGCGATCGCTTCCACTTGTACCAGCGGACTGTATTGCCTGCTGTACACCGAATCTCCAGCTGA
- the trmD gene encoding tRNA (guanosine(37)-N1)-methyltransferase TrmD — MRFDIVTLFPDCFNSVLNSGLLGKALAKQIAEVHLVNPRDFATDKHRKVDDEPYGGGVGMLMKPEPIFTAVESLPILPRREVILMSPQGQTINQPLLKELVTNYDQLVVICGHYEGVDERVLHLVTREVSLGDFILTGGEIPAMALINGVVRLMPGTVAKTESLTAESFEEGLLDYPQYTRPADFRGLKVPDVLLSGNHAAIAKWRYEQQIQKTRDRRPDLLEKWEQGE; from the coding sequence GTGCGCTTTGATATAGTTACGCTTTTTCCTGACTGTTTTAACTCTGTTCTCAATTCTGGTTTGCTGGGTAAAGCCTTAGCTAAACAGATTGCCGAAGTGCATCTGGTTAACCCACGAGACTTTGCCACTGACAAGCACCGAAAAGTAGATGATGAACCTTACGGCGGCGGTGTGGGGATGCTAATGAAGCCAGAACCTATTTTTACCGCCGTGGAATCGCTGCCGATTCTACCCCGAAGAGAAGTAATTTTGATGAGTCCACAGGGTCAAACGATTAATCAACCTCTTTTGAAAGAATTGGTGACAAATTATGACCAGTTAGTAGTTATTTGCGGGCATTACGAAGGAGTCGATGAGAGGGTGCTACATTTGGTAACTCGTGAAGTATCTTTAGGCGATTTTATTCTCACTGGCGGCGAAATTCCAGCAATGGCTTTGATTAATGGTGTAGTGCGACTAATGCCAGGAACTGTGGCCAAAACCGAGTCCCTCACCGCAGAAAGTTTTGAGGAAGGGTTATTGGATTATCCTCAATATACTCGCCCTGCCGATTTTCGCGGCTTAAAAGTGCCTGATGTCTTGCTCAGTGGGAATCATGCAGCGATCGCCAAATGGCGTTACGAACAACAAATCCAAAAAACCCGCGATCGCCGCCCTGATCTTCTGGAGAAATGGGAGCAGGGGGAGTAG
- the ispF gene encoding 2-C-methyl-D-erythritol 2,4-cyclodiphosphate synthase gives MTKIRIGNGYDIHQLVSDRALILGGIQIPHELGLLGHSDADVLTHAIMDAMLGALSLGDIGHYFPPSDPQWAGADSLVLLNQVHQLIRDQGWQIGNIDSVVVAERPKLKPHIHNMRDKLAAVLELEPNQIGIKATTNEKLGPVGREEGICAYAVVLLVASE, from the coding sequence ATGACAAAAATTCGTATTGGTAATGGCTACGATATTCATCAACTGGTGAGCGATCGCGCTTTGATTTTAGGTGGAATTCAAATTCCCCATGAATTAGGTTTGTTGGGGCACAGTGACGCTGATGTGCTAACACACGCGATTATGGATGCCATGCTTGGGGCATTATCTTTAGGGGATATTGGTCATTATTTTCCACCAAGCGACCCGCAATGGGCCGGAGCAGATAGTTTAGTACTATTAAACCAAGTACATCAACTAATTCGGGATCAAGGTTGGCAGATCGGAAATATCGACTCGGTGGTAGTAGCAGAACGCCCAAAATTAAAGCCGCATATTCACAATATGCGCGACAAACTAGCGGCGGTTTTAGAATTAGAACCAAATCAAATTGGCATCAAAGCTACCACCAACGAAAAATTAGGCCCCGTTGGACGTGAAGAAGGTATATGTGCTTATGCTGTCGTCTTGCTAGTTGCTTCCGAATAA
- a CDS encoding ABC transporter substrate-binding protein, protein MKFSRKIFLAVKHFWLPIILTSATALTLTACNPANFKSAAAQVPQVVTAVLSEPSTFNYALNESAYSVFGFLYDSLINENPITTKLEPGLAESWEVSEDGQRIAITLREGIKWSDGQPMTVDDIVFTYNEIYLNPKIPTSLKDALKVGDKGTLPKVKKIDARRVEFSIQEPFAPFLRYVGGIPIMPAHALQEAIRTTGSDGNPKFLSMWGTGTDPKQIVGNGPYIMESYVSSQRVIFRRNPYYWRKDAQGNPQPYIERIVWQIIESTENQLISFRSGQLDDLEVAPEGFSLLKREEKRANFEIYNGGPDTSTTFIAFNLSQAKNSQGKPFVDPIKSKWFNKKEFRQAIAYALDRETMKTNAFRGLGELQNSFVYVKSPFFLPPEKGLRVYNYEPDKSNKLLLQAGFKYNAQNQLVDADGNRVRFTLLTNSERKVRGDMASQIRRDLANIGIQVDLQILSFNSYLEKLKVTQNWDCYLGGFAGGGIEPHSASNIWRVAGASHAFNLGPQPGDPPIIGWEVSDWEKEIDSLYIKGAQVLDENKRKEIYYEYQRIASEQLPFIHLVERLNLQAVRDRFQGIKYTALGGPFWNLYELKVTD, encoded by the coding sequence ATGAAATTTTCTAGAAAAATATTTCTGGCAGTTAAACATTTTTGGTTGCCAATAATTTTGACTTCAGCAACAGCACTTACACTTACCGCCTGCAACCCAGCTAACTTCAAAAGTGCAGCTGCTCAAGTGCCGCAAGTCGTCACCGCAGTTTTGAGCGAACCTTCAACTTTTAACTATGCTCTGAATGAATCGGCATATAGCGTTTTTGGCTTCCTCTATGACTCATTAATTAATGAGAATCCCATAACCACAAAATTAGAGCCTGGTTTAGCAGAGTCCTGGGAAGTTTCTGAAGATGGTCAACGGATTGCGATCACTCTGCGAGAAGGAATTAAGTGGTCAGATGGTCAGCCAATGACTGTTGATGATATTGTCTTTACTTATAACGAAATCTACCTCAATCCTAAAATCCCAACCTCTCTTAAAGACGCCTTAAAAGTTGGTGATAAAGGCACTTTACCAAAGGTGAAAAAAATCGATGCGCGTCGGGTTGAATTCAGCATACAGGAACCGTTTGCTCCTTTTTTAAGATATGTAGGCGGTATCCCAATTATGCCAGCCCATGCTTTACAGGAAGCAATTCGCACAACTGGATCTGATGGAAATCCTAAGTTTCTCTCAATGTGGGGAACAGGCACTGATCCGAAGCAAATTGTTGGTAACGGCCCATATATCATGGAAAGTTACGTTTCTAGCCAGCGAGTTATATTTCGGCGTAATCCATACTACTGGCGCAAAGATGCTCAGGGTAATCCTCAGCCTTACATTGAGCGTATTGTTTGGCAAATTATTGAATCTACTGAAAACCAGTTGATTAGTTTTCGTTCTGGTCAGTTAGATGATTTAGAAGTTGCTCCTGAAGGTTTTAGTTTGCTGAAGCGAGAAGAAAAACGGGCAAATTTTGAAATTTATAACGGTGGCCCAGATACAAGTACGACTTTTATTGCTTTCAATCTGAGTCAAGCTAAGAATTCTCAGGGTAAACCTTTCGTAGACCCAATTAAATCTAAGTGGTTTAACAAAAAGGAATTCAGACAGGCTATAGCCTATGCACTCGACCGCGAAACCATGAAAACAAATGCTTTTCGGGGACTGGGTGAACTGCAAAATTCATTTGTTTATGTCAAAAGCCCCTTTTTTCTTCCTCCCGAAAAAGGATTAAGGGTATATAATTACGAACCAGATAAATCTAATAAATTACTGTTACAAGCTGGGTTTAAATATAATGCTCAAAATCAGCTTGTAGATGCTGATGGCAACCGAGTCAGATTTACACTTTTAACGAATTCGGAAAGAAAAGTTAGAGGAGATATGGCGTCTCAAATCAGGCGGGATCTCGCTAATATTGGGATTCAAGTAGATTTGCAAATTCTCAGCTTCAATTCTTATCTAGAAAAACTAAAAGTGACGCAGAATTGGGATTGTTACCTGGGAGGATTTGCTGGAGGCGGTATTGAACCCCACAGCGCTAGCAATATCTGGAGAGTTGCCGGTGCATCCCACGCATTTAATTTAGGGCCACAACCGGGAGATCCGCCTATAATTGGCTGGGAAGTTTCCGACTGGGAAAAGGAAATTGACAGCCTTTACATTAAAGGCGCACAGGTATTGGATGAAAACAAGCGCAAGGAAATTTATTATGAATATCAGCGCATAGCCTCAGAACAATTGCCGTTTATTCATTTAGTGGAAAGGTTGAATCTGCAAGCAGTGCGCGATCGCTTCCAAGGAATTAAATATACTGCTCTTGGCGGCCCATTCTGGAATCTTTACGAACTAAAAGTAACGGATTAG
- the larB gene encoding nickel pincer cofactor biosynthesis protein LarB, with protein sequence MTDEKTLRSLLVAVANGKVTPDTALDSLKDLTYESVGEFAKIDHHRQLRTGFPEVIWGPGKTPDQIAQIMEVMRLRNPVVMATRIEPAVYTTLESKVSGLRYYQSARICAIAPPTIEPQFAGEIGILSAGTADLAVAEEAAVTAELSGFRVQRLWDVGVAGIHRLLSNRHLIESASVLIVVAGMEGALPSVVAGLASCPVIAVPTSIGYGASFGGLAPLLTMLNSCAAGVGVVNIDNGFGAAVLAGQILRTAEKLRLASAAS encoded by the coding sequence ATGACCGATGAAAAAACCTTGCGATCGCTCCTCGTTGCGGTTGCCAATGGTAAAGTTACCCCAGATACGGCATTAGATTCACTCAAAGACTTAACTTATGAGTCTGTAGGTGAGTTTGCCAAAATTGACCATCATCGCCAGCTAAGAACTGGTTTCCCAGAGGTGATTTGGGGGCCTGGTAAAACTCCAGACCAAATTGCTCAAATTATGGAAGTAATGCGCCTCCGCAACCCGGTGGTGATGGCAACCCGCATTGAACCAGCAGTTTATACCACACTGGAATCAAAAGTTAGCGGTTTGCGATATTACCAATCGGCGCGAATTTGTGCGATCGCTCCTCCTACCATCGAACCACAATTTGCGGGTGAAATTGGCATTCTTTCTGCTGGTACTGCCGATTTAGCTGTTGCTGAAGAAGCTGCTGTGACTGCGGAACTTTCTGGTTTCCGGGTACAGCGCCTCTGGGATGTTGGCGTTGCGGGAATTCACCGCTTGCTGAGTAACCGCCACCTGATTGAGTCCGCATCGGTGTTAATTGTCGTGGCGGGAATGGAAGGTGCTTTACCCAGCGTTGTCGCTGGTTTAGCGAGTTGTCCTGTAATTGCCGTACCCACCAGCATCGGTTATGGCGCAAGTTTTGGCGGTTTAGCACCTTTGTTGACAATGCTTAACTCTTGTGCTGCGGGAGTAGGCGTCGTAAATATCGATAATGGTTTTGGTGCAGCAGTGTTGGCGGGGCAAATTTTGCGGACTGCCGAGAAATTGCGGTTGGCATCGGCTGCATCTTGA
- the argH gene encoding argininosuccinate lyase: MTKKETWSQRFESALHPAIARFNASIGFDIELIEYDLTGSQAHAKMLAHTGIISPEEGEQLVAGLEQIRQEYRQGQFQPGVDAEDVHFAVERRLTEIVGDVGKKVHTARSRNDQVGTDTRLYLRDQIQQIKSELREFQGVLLDIAEKHVETLIPGYTHLQRAQPVSLAHHLLAYFQMAQRDWERLGDVSRRVNISPLGCGALAGTTFPIDRHYTAKLLNFDDIYANSLDGVSDRDFAIEFLCAASLIMVHLSRLAEEVILWSSEEFRFVTLKDSCATGSSIMPQKKNPDVPELVRGKTGRVFGHLQAMLVIMKGLPLAYNKDLQEDKEGLFDSVNTIKASLEAMTILLREGLEFRTQRLAEAVAEDFSNATDVADYLAARGVPFREAYNLVGKVVKTSIAAGKLLKDLKLEEWQELHPAFAADIYEAISPRQVVAARNSYGGTGFVQVSKALIAARAQITQ, encoded by the coding sequence ATGACCAAAAAAGAAACTTGGAGCCAGAGGTTTGAATCAGCGTTGCATCCAGCGATCGCTCGTTTTAATGCCAGTATAGGTTTCGATATTGAATTAATAGAATATGACTTAACTGGTTCTCAAGCCCATGCCAAAATGCTCGCTCACACGGGCATTATCTCCCCAGAAGAAGGAGAGCAACTGGTTGCAGGTTTAGAACAAATTCGCCAAGAGTATCGCCAGGGTCAATTTCAGCCTGGTGTCGATGCTGAAGATGTACATTTTGCAGTTGAACGCCGACTGACAGAAATTGTCGGCGATGTGGGTAAAAAGGTGCATACGGCGCGATCGCGTAATGACCAAGTTGGTACTGATACCAGACTTTACCTCCGCGACCAAATCCAACAAATCAAAAGCGAATTGCGAGAATTTCAAGGTGTTTTACTAGATATAGCTGAAAAACACGTTGAAACGCTAATTCCTGGCTATACCCATCTACAACGCGCCCAACCCGTGAGTTTAGCTCACCACCTCTTGGCCTACTTTCAAATGGCACAGCGTGACTGGGAACGCTTAGGAGATGTTTCTCGCCGCGTGAATATCTCACCTTTGGGATGCGGTGCTTTAGCGGGAACTACTTTCCCCATTGATCGCCACTACACAGCCAAACTATTGAATTTTGACGATATTTATGCTAACAGCCTTGATGGAGTGAGCGATCGCGATTTTGCGATCGAATTCTTGTGCGCTGCTAGCTTGATTATGGTTCACCTTAGCCGCCTTGCCGAAGAAGTCATTCTTTGGTCATCTGAAGAATTTCGCTTTGTCACTCTCAAAGATAGCTGTGCCACAGGTTCCAGTATCATGCCCCAAAAGAAAAACCCCGATGTACCAGAATTAGTGCGGGGGAAAACGGGGCGTGTATTCGGTCATCTCCAAGCGATGTTGGTGATTATGAAAGGGCTACCCCTGGCGTATAACAAAGACCTGCAAGAAGATAAAGAAGGACTATTTGATAGCGTCAACACAATCAAAGCCTCTCTTGAAGCGATGACGATTTTGCTCAGGGAAGGCTTAGAATTTCGTACCCAGCGTTTAGCAGAAGCTGTGGCGGAAGATTTTTCTAACGCTACCGATGTCGCAGATTACCTAGCAGCGCGTGGCGTTCCTTTTCGGGAAGCTTACAATCTCGTGGGTAAGGTGGTAAAAACTAGTATTGCCGCAGGTAAACTCTTAAAAGATTTGAAATTGGAAGAGTGGCAAGAACTACATCCGGCATTTGCAGCAGATATTTATGAGGCGATATCCCCTCGGCAAGTTGTAGCAGCCCGCAACAGTTATGGTGGTACTGGCTTTGTACAAGTAAGCAAAGCACTCATAGCCGCCCGCGCCCAAATCACTCAATAG
- a CDS encoding NUDIX hydrolase gives MKVIAFFPAAVQFTRSLWRIGQTVLGIIFRHPITGTSIIPILPDGRIVLIRRRDDGLWALPGGMVDWGEDIPNTVRRELMEETGLELVKINRLVGVYSAPDRDPRIHSICVVVEADVHGTMEIKDTLEVMEIQAFSPSVLPSGQMSHDHTRQLQDYFNGLTTLA, from the coding sequence TTGAAAGTTATCGCTTTTTTTCCGGCAGCTGTGCAGTTCACACGTAGCTTATGGCGTATCGGACAAACGGTATTGGGTATAATATTTCGTCACCCCATTACTGGCACTAGTATCATCCCTATTTTACCCGATGGCCGGATAGTACTAATCCGGCGGCGTGATGATGGTCTTTGGGCATTGCCTGGAGGGATGGTAGATTGGGGAGAAGATATTCCCAATACAGTCCGCCGGGAATTGATGGAGGAAACCGGGCTAGAATTGGTAAAAATTAACCGTTTGGTAGGAGTTTACTCTGCACCAGACCGAGATCCCCGAATCCATTCAATTTGCGTTGTGGTTGAAGCCGATGTGCATGGGACAATGGAAATTAAAGATACCTTGGAAGTCATGGAAATCCAAGCTTTCTCTCCTAGTGTCCTACCTTCAGGACAGATGTCTCATGACCATACTCGGCAGTTGCAAGACTACTTTAATGGCTTGACAACACTGGCATAA
- a CDS encoding alpha/beta fold hydrolase → MDTLFRNSRRKLSQGLLFWREVGEKTPIIFLHGAWNESSQWLSVMESLAQDFHCFAPDLLGFGESENPNIHHSIDLQVECLAEFLQAVKLEKVYLVGHSLGGWVAASYALKYPEKVDAVVLLAPEGVEIPGQEQHCRKMRQLLNYPPLIVKLLRSLTPLTKILGWYEKIAQDLQLRQELLRYPIACQLLFKRRQAEIEAELLQKRLYMTDVPIFILQGGQDTPDALAKSRVYTQLMPKVELKMIAHAGNDLPESCAGVVAMEIREFIQGILKNHDLNELN, encoded by the coding sequence ATGGATACACTATTCCGTAACTCCCGGAGAAAGCTCTCTCAAGGGCTACTATTCTGGCGTGAAGTCGGTGAAAAAACTCCTATAATTTTTTTACATGGTGCTTGGAATGAGAGCAGTCAATGGTTATCTGTGATGGAGTCGCTTGCACAAGATTTTCATTGTTTTGCACCTGATTTATTAGGGTTTGGTGAATCAGAAAATCCTAATATCCACCATTCGATAGATTTACAAGTTGAGTGTTTGGCTGAGTTTTTACAAGCTGTCAAGCTAGAAAAAGTATATTTAGTGGGGCATTCTCTTGGGGGTTGGGTTGCTGCTAGCTATGCTTTAAAGTATCCAGAGAAAGTTGATGCTGTGGTATTGCTAGCACCAGAGGGCGTAGAGATACCAGGACAAGAACAGCATTGCCGGAAGATGCGGCAATTATTGAATTATCCACCATTAATAGTTAAATTGCTGCGATCGCTAACTCCCTTGACTAAAATTCTGGGTTGGTATGAAAAAATTGCCCAGGATTTGCAATTACGTCAGGAATTGTTGCGTTATCCCATAGCTTGCCAGTTACTCTTCAAAAGGCGACAAGCAGAAATTGAGGCGGAATTACTGCAAAAGCGGCTTTACATGACAGATGTGCCGATTTTTATTTTACAAGGTGGCCAAGATACACCAGATGCTTTAGCCAAGAGCCGGGTTTATACTCAACTGATGCCAAAAGTCGAGTTGAAAATGATTGCCCATGCCGGAAATGACTTACCAGAATCTTGTGCTGGGGTTGTGGCGATGGAGATTCGGGAGTTTATTCAAGGTATTTTAAAAAATCATGATTTAAACGAATTAAACTAG